Proteins from one Coffea arabica cultivar ET-39 chromosome 8c, Coffea Arabica ET-39 HiFi, whole genome shotgun sequence genomic window:
- the LOC113705803 gene encoding uncharacterized protein has product MAVCERFGEGDPEEAIEEFNKLMQTGSVSEYLERFKQLKSIVMVTLPGQPDSYYKSCFLSGLKEEIVNMVRMTRPLTLADTIETAKLQEKNLEALRKSQGKMIGPVQKEPFGVGEPLEESGKDTEEFCDCPEGELSNENIEVSIHALAGGTEHKTLKLKGRIAGVEILILVDSGSTHCFIDERLAETIQLPTIGNPLTVRVANGEQLESRQLQGAVQWEMQGNQFTHQFNTLKLGSCHMVLGVDWLARYSPIEFDFRQLSMRFLQGGQPVELKGEVSKLKLKAIKGSKLAKWRKKQTYGISAQLCVMEEGEEDTEVIPAEMRSLLDQFKGVFAEPQGMPPRRSHDHSIPLKQGAIPFQVRPYRCPYVQKTEIERLVKEMLQMGIIQPSNSHFASPVLLVKKKDGSWRFCVDYRQLNELTMKDKFPMPLIDELLDELHGSKYFTKIDLRAGYHQIRVKVEDIHKTTFRTHQGLYEFKVMPFGLTNAPTTFQSLMNHIFRDQLRRYVLVFFDDILIYSPSLEIHLQQVAEVLNLLQEHQLYAKKSKCSFAQTEVEYLGHIISGQGVRADHKKVEGMMNWPTPTSVKELKGFLGLTGYYRRFVKGYGATAKPLTILLKKDGFHWNEAADEAFQKLKLAMCSTPVLALPDFTKQFVVETDACYGGIGAKWLTKLLGLSYEIQYRKGKENIAADALSRRAGGQEGDCTELTCVLPEWMKEVIGSYQGDEEVQNMIRQIVRTPGNPPEHSYQDGILRYKGRIVVGSAGEIRKKIIATLHESQLGGHSGVQSS; this is encoded by the exons ATGGCAGTGTGTGAAAGGTTTGGAGAAGGAGATCCAGAGGAGGCCATAGAGGAATTCAACAAACTGATGCAAACTGGGAGTGTATCTGAGTACCTGGAGAGGTTCAAGCAGCTGAAATCCATAGTAATGGTAACTCTCCCTGGCCAACCTGATTCTTATTACAAATCATGTTTTCTTAGTGGCTTAAAAGAAGAGATAGTGAACATGGTTAGGATGACCAGACCCCTTACTTTAGCAGACACCATTGAAACTGCTAAACTGCAGGAGAAGAACTTGGAAGCCCTTAGAAAGAGCCAAGgaaaaatgat TGGACCAGTTCAAAAGGAACCTTTTGGGGTAGGGGAACCCTTAGAAGAATCAGGGAAAGACACAGAGGAGTTCTGTGACTGTCCAGAAGGGGAATTAAGTAATGAGAACATAGAAGTGTCCATTCATGCATTGGCAGGAGGGACTGAGCATAAGACACTTAAGCTTAAGGGTAGGATAGCAGGAGTGGAGATCTTAATTCTGGTAGATAGTGGGAGTACTCACTGTTTTATTGATGAAAGATTGGCAGAAACCATACAACTACCAACTATTGGAAATCCATTAACAGTCAGGGTTGCCAATGGTGAACAATTAGAGTCCAGGCAGTTGCAGGGAGCTGTACAGTGGGAAATGCAGGGTAATCAATTCACACACCAATTCAATACCTTGAAACTGGGAAGCTGTCATATGGTTCTGGGGGTAGATTGGCTAGCCAGGTATAGCCCTATTGAGTTTGATTTCAGGCAGCTCTCCATGAGGTTCCTACAAGGAGGACAACCAGTAGAGTTGAAGGGGGAAGTCAGCAAACTCAAGCTCAAGGCCATCAAGGGGAGTAAATTAGCAAAATGGAGGAAAAAACAGACATATGGAATATCTGCCCAGCTGTGTGTGATGGAGGAAGGGGAGGAGGACACTGAAGTAATACCAGCAGAAATGAGGAGTTTGCTGGACCAATTTAAAGGAGTGTTTGCTGAACCTCAAGGCATGCCCCCTAGAAGGAGCCACGACCACAGCATTCCACTGAAGCAAGGAGCTATCCCATTCCAGGTCAGGCCATACAGGTGCCCATATGTACAAAAAACAGAAATAGAGAGGTTGGTGAAAGAAATGTTACAAATGGGGATCATCCAACCCAGTAATAGTCATTTTGCATCCCCAGTGTTACTAGTCAAGAAAAAAGATGGTAGCTGGAGGTTCTGTGTAGATTACAGACAACTGAATGAACTCACCATGAAGGACAAATTTCCTATGCCCCTAATAGATGAGCTTCTGGATGAACTGCATGGCTCAAAATACttcaccaaaattgacttgAGGGCTGGTTATCATCAGATCAGGGTCAAGGTGGAGGACATACACAAGACAACTTTTAGAACTCACCAAGGCCTTTATGAATTCAAGGTTATGCCTTTTGGGCTAACAAATGCTCCAACAACATTCCAGAGCCTTATGAACCACATTTTCAGGGATCAACTGAGGAGGTATGTCTTGGTCTTCTTTGATGACATACTAATCTACAGCCCCTCCCTGGAAATACACCTGCAGCAGGTAGCAGAAGTGTTGAATCTATTGCAGGAACACCAACTTTAtgccaagaaaagtaaatgctcTTTCGCACAAACAGAGGTGGAGTACCTTGGCCACATTATCTCAGGACAAGGAGTAAGGGCAGATCACAAGAAGGTGGAAGGAATGATGAATTGGCCCACACCAACTTCTGTCAAGGAGCTCAAAGGATTCCTTGGACTGACAGGATATTACAGAAGATTTGTAAAAGGGTATGGGGCTACTGCAAAACCTCTCACCATATTACTAAAGAAGGATGGGTTCCACTGGAATGAAGCAGCAGATGAGGCTTTTCAGAAACTCAAATTGGCAATGTGCAGCACTCCTGTACTAGCCCTGCCAGATTTCACTAAGCAATTTGTGGTAGAAACAGATGCATGCTATGGAGGAATTGGAGCA AAATGGCTCACCAAATTGCTGGGACTCAGCTATGAGATTCAATACAGGAAAGGGAAGGAAAATATAGCAGCAGATGCTCTATCCAGGAGGGCAGGTGGACAGGAAGGAGATTGCACTGAACTAACCTGTGTCCTACCCGAATGGATGAAGGAAGTAATAGGGAGCTACCAAGGAGATGAGGAGGTGCAGAACATGATCAGGCAGATAGTACGTACACCTGGAAATCCACCAGAACATTCTTACCAGGATGGAATACTCAGATACAAAGGCAGGATAGTAGTTGGCTCAGCAGGGGAAATAAGGAAGAAAATTATTGCTACACTACATGAGTCTCAGCTAGGAGGACATTCAGGAGTGCAGTCCAGCTAA